GAAATGTACTTCTCTAATACATGACGGTTAACACCAACCCCCTTCACAGAGATGTTTCCACCCAAAACATCTCTCCTTCTTGTTGAGAGACAAGTGAGCGGGTTAACAGCGATTTTGGGACTTATTCCATAACTCATTACGCCACAGTATGTTGAGACGACACAATTTCTCTCTATCCAATGCAGAGAATTTCTTGAAGCGCGCCCTATAGGGGGAGCTTGCAAGCCTTCATCGAGGCTTTATCTACAACACGGTTCACGCACCACGCCAGGCAGAGAGTCTGGCGTTTTTGCGTTAATAGTTGGCGAGTATTGGAACTAAACTGCGGGCTGAAAAACGGCCAAGAGAACATGGATTCTGTATTGAGTCGGAGCAAATAACCCAAAACTGATCGAAAACCTCTCTCTATCTCTGGAGAGAGAGTACCGAGGGGTTAACGAAGGTGACGGCGTGATGGTGCTTGATCTGGGATAGGTGTGACCGAAATAAGCAATCTGTATATTGAGATAAACAACTGTTCGGCAGACTCTTTACAATCACGAGGGGGACATGCGCAAGACCTTCTACTTACTGGCTGTGCTTTTCGTCGGGCTGCTGACGGTTTCGACCGCATACCCGTGTAGTCGCGTCCTCTGGGCCCTCAAAGACGGACTGGTGTTCGTGGGCCGTACGAACGACTGGACTGGCAAAGTCGATTCCACATACCGACTCTTTCCCCGCGGGATTGAGCGGGTTGGTGCTGTCGCGGAGAACCCCCACAAGTGGACCTCCAAATACGGAAGCGTCGCCCTGACTGGTTACGACATGGGCACTCACGAAGGGATCAACGAAAAGGGGCTGAGCGTCCACGTACTCTTTCTGGCCGAGGTATGTGACTTCGGCCAGCGCGATCCCAAGCGGGAAGGGATCGGGATCATGCAGTGGCCGCAATACTACCTCGACAACTTCGCGACGGTCGCTGAGGCGGTCGAAGCACACAAGTCGATCCAGTTTCAGATCGAGCCGCTGGTACTGCCGAACGGCGCCAAGACGACGTTCCACGTTTCAATCGAGGACAAGACCGGCGATTCAGCCGTGATCGAGTACATTGATGGGAAAGCGGAGATTCACCACGACAAGCGATACACCGTCATGACCAACGAACCGGCCTACCAGAAGCAGATCGAGAACCTGAAGCAGTACCGCACGTTTGGCGGGGACAAGCCGCTTCCCGGCGAGCGAAAATCGATGGATCGGTTCGTCCGTGCTGCCGTGTACGTGAACGCGCTCCCCAAGCCGACCGATCAAGACGAGGGGGCGGCTTACATCTTCAGCGTGATGCGAAACGTGTCGGTGCCATTTGGCCTGGGCGACCCCGAAAGGCCGAACATCTCGCCGACCTACTTCCGTACCGTGATGGAACTGAATGGCGGACGATACTACTTTGAAAGTACTTTGGCTCCGAACGTGGTCTGGATCGATACGTCGAAGCTCGATTTCAGCAAAGGATTGGACGAGCAGGAGTTGAAGGTAGAGAAGAACATCCTGAAGCTTCACGGCGATGTGACGAGCCAGTTCGTGAAGGCCAAACCGTTCGTCTTCGGCATGCACAAGCCGTGATGCGTCGCATCGTTCCCATCGATCTGGGTGTGTGCCTCAGTCTCCGCCTTTCTGCTTGACGTGGGGCTGGGGGCGAGGGAACGTGGCAAACGCACCGTCCGAGATGGTGCTTGACTTGGGAATGATGCGACTGGATTATCTGATGTGCAGTTAGATTCTTAATAGCAATGACGGAGAGTGACAAATGGCAACCGAAGTGCGAGCATGTATGGAGTGCCAGGGATCGATGTCTCCCATCGTCATCATGGACGTGGCCCCAGGTGTAGCTAAACATGCGGTAGCTGGCCCACTGACGTACCGCCTACCGGAAGATCGGGTCAGTTTTTGGACGGGCAAATTCCCCACGCAAGGTGTGGTGCAGGCATTCTTATGCGGCGAGTGCGGTCGCATCGCTCTTTACGGCGATAAGGCTGAGAGTAATTAAGGCGGTGCCCCTTCCTTCCCGCTTGACGTAATGCGGGGGCGAGGGGATAGTGGGGGTGATATTTTAGCCGGGATACTGCTCAACCTGGATTGGAGGTTCCTTGTTAAGTCGCAACTACCATATTATCTTGACAAGTCTTGTGATCGTATTCTTGCCAGCAGAAGTATTCTCACAACCCGTCGTCACAATGGCCTCTTCCCCAGGCACGCGAAATATCACAGTGATCTATTACGATAAAGACTTTTTGTTTTTGGCTCGCAACTACGGCGACCATAGGGATTTCGGAGGCAGTACGGACCCTGGATTATTTGTTCACTCGAAATCCCATGATTGTTGGCTGAAGATTTCTCAAGTTTCAACCAAGGACGCTAGGTATGGAAAATCAGATTCGGATAACCCAGAGGAAAGACAACGGCTATTGAGATCGTCGGTGGTGTGGGATTTTACATCTAACGTAAACAAGTCATCGATTGAACTTCCACTCAAAACTTCTGGGTCGATTGCGTTTCCCGACAAAATCGAATTTGAAGCACAGACCGATCGATAC
Above is a window of Planctomycetia bacterium DNA encoding:
- a CDS encoding linear amide C-N hydrolase: MRKTFYLLAVLFVGLLTVSTAYPCSRVLWALKDGLVFVGRTNDWTGKVDSTYRLFPRGIERVGAVAENPHKWTSKYGSVALTGYDMGTHEGINEKGLSVHVLFLAEVCDFGQRDPKREGIGIMQWPQYYLDNFATVAEAVEAHKSIQFQIEPLVLPNGAKTTFHVSIEDKTGDSAVIEYIDGKAEIHHDKRYTVMTNEPAYQKQIENLKQYRTFGGDKPLPGERKSMDRFVRAAVYVNALPKPTDQDEGAAYIFSVMRNVSVPFGLGDPERPNISPTYFRTVMELNGGRYYFESTLAPNVVWIDTSKLDFSKGLDEQELKVEKNILKLHGDVTSQFVKAKPFVFGMHKP